The Mus musculus strain C57BL/6J chromosome 2, GRCm38.p6 C57BL/6J genome has a window encoding:
- the Thbd gene encoding thrombomodulin precursor has translation MLGIFFLGVLAPASLGLSALAKLQPTGSQCVEHECFALFQGPATFLDASQACQRLQGHLMTVRSSVAADVISLLLSQSSMDLGPWIGLQLPQGCDDPVHLGPLRGFQWVTGDNHTSYSRWARPNDQTAPLCGPLCVTVSTATEAAPGEPAWEEKPCETETQGFLCEFYFTASCRPLTVNTRDPEAAHISSTYNTPFGVSGADFQTLPVGSSAAVEPLGLELVCRAPPGTSEGHWAWEATGAWNCSVENGGCEYLCNRSTNEPRCLCPRDMDLQADGRSCARPVVQSCNELCEHFCVSNAEVPGSYSCMCETGYQLAADGHRCEDVDDCKQGPNPCPQLCVNTKGGFECFCYDGYELVDGECVELLDPCFGSNCEFQCQPVSPTDYRCICAPGFAPKPDEPHKCEMFCNETSCPADCDPNSPTVCECPEGFILDEGSVCTDIDECSQGECFTSECRNFPGSYECICGPDTALAGQISKDCDPIPVREDTKEEEGSGEPPVSPTPGSPTGPPSARPVHSGVLIGISIASLSLVVALLALLCHLRKKQGAARAELEYKCASSAKEVVLQHVRTDRTLQKF, from the coding sequence ATGCTTGGGATTTTCTTTCTGGGTGTGCTGGCTCCAGCTAGCCTGGGGCTCTCCGCACTAGCCAAGCTGCAGCCCACAGGCAGTCAATGCGTGGAGCATGAGTGCTTCGCGCTTTTCCAGGGCCCCGCGACCTTCCTCGATGCCAGCCAGGCCTGCCAGCGCCTGCAAGGACATTTGATGACAGTGCGCTCCTCAGTGGCTGCCGATGTCATCTCCCTTCTGCTGAGCCAGAGCAGTATGGATTTAGGGCCCTGGATCGGTTTACAGCTCCCGCAGGGCTGTGACGACCCGGTGCATCTCGGGCCCCTGCGCGGCTTCCAGTGGGTTACTGGCGATAACCACACCAGTTACAGCAGGTGGGCGCGGCCCAACGACCAGACGGCTCCACTCTGCGGCCCTCTGTGCGTCACGGTCTCGACAGCAACTGAAGCTGCACCCGGCGAGCCGGCCTGGGAAGAGAAGCCATGCGAGACTGAGACCCAGGGTTTCCTCTGTGAGTTTTACTTCACAGCTTCCTGCAGGCCTCTGACGGTGAATACTCGCGATCCTGAGGCTGCCCACATCTCTAGTACCTACAACACCCCGTTCGGGGTCAGTGGTGCGGACTTTCAAACGCTGCCGGTAGGCAGTTCCGCCGCGGTGGAGCCCCTTGGCTTGGAGCTGGTGTGCAGGGCCCCGCCCGGAACTTCAGAGGGACACTGGGCTTGGGAAGCGACAGGAGCCTGGAATTGCAGCGTGGAGAATGGTGGCTGTGAGTACTTGTGCAATAGGAGCacgaatgaacccagatgcctctgccCCAGAGACATGGACCTGCAGGCCGATGGACGTTCGTGTGCAAGACCTGTGGTTCAATCGTGCAACGAACTCTGCGAGCATTTTTGTGTCAGCAACGCTGAAGTGCCAGGCTCTTACTCCTGTATGTGTGAGACAGGCTACCAGTTGGCTGCAGACGGACACCGGTGTGAGGACGTGGATGACTGTAAGCAGGGGCCCAATCCATGTCCCCAGCTCTGTGTTAACACCAAGGGCGGCTTCGAATGCTTCTGCTATGATGGCTATGAGTTGGTGGATGGAGAGTGCGTGGAGCTTCTGGATCCGTGTTTCGGATCTAACTGCGAGTTTCAGTGCCAGCCAGTGAGCCCCACCGACTACCGATGCATCTGCGCTCCAGGCTTCGCACCCAAGCCGGATGAACCGCACAAGTGCGAAATGTTCTGCAATGAAACTTCGTGCCCAGCAGACTGTGACCCTAACTCTCCTACTGTTTGTGAATGCCCTGAAGGCTTCATCCTGGACGAGGGTTCCGTATGCACGGACATTGATGAGTGCAGTCAAGGCGAATGCTTCACCAGTGAATGTCGAAACTTCCCTGGCTCCTATGAGTGTATCTGCGGGCCTGACACAGCCCTTGCTGGTCAGATTAGCAAAGACTGTGACCCCATCCCTGTTAGGGAAGACACCAAGGAAGAGGAGGGCTCTGGGGAGCCTCCAGTCAGCCCTACGCCAGGCTCTCCGACAGGTCCCCCTTCTGCAAGGCCAGTGCACTCTGGCGTGCTCATTGGCATCTCCATTGCCAGCCTGTCCCTGGTGGTGGCGCTTTTGGCGCTTCTCTGTCACCTGCGCAAGAAGCAGGGCGCTGCTCGTGCAGAGCTGGAGTACAAGTGCGCATCTTCCGCCAAGGAGGTAGTGCTGCAGCACGTCAGGACTGATCGGACGCTGCAGAAGTTCTGA